Proteins from one Dysgonomonas sp. HDW5A genomic window:
- the sppA gene encoding signal peptide peptidase SppA — protein sequence MKSFFKTLLASTLGVIIGSVVLMVLSIIIFAGIISAMGSSETYNLKDKTILKLELEGNLAERSDSNPISKLMGNPETIGLEDILDAIQKAKDNDEIKGIYIKAGALTGGLANIDPIRNALLDFKTSGKFIVAYADSYMQNTYYIASVADKVIMNPRGSFDFRGISSNLIFTKNFNDKLGIKYQVFKVGTFKSAVEPYIQEKMSDANRLQRTSYLNDIWSHMLAGISDSRKISVDQLNTYADRCLTFMPADSIVKYNMVDTVMYNPGVEAYLKTLVDIEADKKLTLASVQNMTGVKAAKTGDNKTKIAILYAEGAIVDSDEGGLFAGGPSITAEKYVKELQKLRDDDEVKAVVFRVNSPGGSAYASEQIWNAVVELKAKKPVIVSMGDYAASGGYYISCAANIIVAQPSTLTGSIGIFGLIPEGEELSKKIGLTFDEVNTNKHSSFGGTTYGIPFLFAGFSRSFNEEESLILQKYIESGYDLFITRCADGRSKTKAEIDSIGQGRVWTGSQALKLGLVDKIGGLEDAIKIAAEQAKVTDYSIAKYPAKKDLFAQIFEDSFSNTKIQALKIFIGEKNFEQNIMKQHIQSFDMQMAMMPDRISY from the coding sequence ATGAAAAGCTTTTTTAAGACTTTACTAGCCTCTACACTTGGCGTTATAATCGGCTCAGTTGTCCTGATGGTTTTATCCATCATCATCTTTGCCGGAATCATATCTGCAATGGGAAGTTCGGAGACATATAATCTGAAAGACAAAACCATATTGAAACTCGAACTCGAAGGAAACTTAGCAGAGAGAAGCGACTCCAACCCGATTTCGAAACTAATGGGCAACCCCGAAACTATCGGACTCGAAGATATATTGGATGCTATTCAAAAGGCAAAAGACAATGACGAGATCAAAGGTATTTACATCAAAGCAGGAGCTTTAACAGGCGGTTTAGCTAACATAGATCCTATCAGAAACGCTTTACTCGATTTCAAAACCTCAGGTAAATTTATCGTAGCGTATGCCGACAGCTACATGCAAAACACATACTATATAGCTTCGGTAGCCGACAAGGTAATTATGAACCCCAGAGGATCATTCGATTTCAGAGGAATAAGCTCTAATCTGATCTTTACTAAAAACTTCAATGATAAACTGGGTATCAAGTATCAGGTTTTTAAAGTAGGAACATTCAAATCGGCAGTTGAACCTTACATTCAGGAAAAGATGAGTGACGCCAACCGTTTGCAACGCACATCGTATCTGAATGATATTTGGTCTCATATGCTAGCAGGAATATCCGACAGCCGAAAAATCTCTGTAGATCAATTGAATACCTACGCCGACAGATGCCTTACATTTATGCCTGCCGATTCTATCGTAAAATACAATATGGTAGACACCGTTATGTACAATCCCGGTGTTGAAGCATATCTGAAAACACTTGTAGATATAGAAGCCGACAAGAAACTGACTTTGGCTAGCGTACAAAATATGACAGGCGTAAAAGCTGCTAAAACAGGCGATAATAAAACTAAAATAGCGATTCTGTATGCCGAAGGTGCTATTGTGGATAGCGACGAAGGCGGTTTGTTTGCAGGAGGACCTTCTATTACTGCCGAAAAGTATGTAAAAGAGTTGCAAAAATTAAGAGACGATGACGAGGTAAAAGCCGTTGTGTTTCGTGTAAACTCACCCGGAGGAAGTGCCTATGCTTCGGAGCAAATATGGAATGCGGTAGTAGAGTTGAAGGCTAAAAAGCCGGTTATCGTATCGATGGGCGATTATGCTGCTTCGGGCGGATATTACATCTCATGCGCCGCCAATATAATTGTAGCTCAACCTTCAACCCTGACAGGATCGATCGGTATTTTCGGACTTATCCCCGAAGGCGAAGAGTTATCTAAAAAGATCGGTCTTACTTTTGACGAAGTAAATACCAACAAACACAGTTCGTTTGGAGGAACAACCTATGGTATACCTTTCCTTTTCGCAGGTTTCTCGAGAAGCTTCAACGAAGAAGAATCGCTCATACTTCAAAAATACATAGAATCGGGTTACGACCTGTTTATTACCCGTTGTGCCGATGGACGTTCTAAAACCAAAGCCGAAATAGATTCTATCGGACAAGGTCGTGTATGGACAGGTTCGCAAGCTCTTAAACTGGGTCTTGTCGACAAAATCGGAGGGTTAGAAGATGCTATAAAAATTGCAGCCGAACAAGCCAAAGTAACCGATTACAGCATAGCTAAATATCCGGCTAAGAAAGACTTGTTTGCACAAATATTCGAAGATTCGTTCAGTAATACCAAGATACAGGCTTTGAAAATTTTCATCGGTGAAAAGAATTTCGAGCAGAATATAATGAAACAACATATTCAATCTTTTGATATGCAAATGGCAATGATGCCTGATCGTATCAGCTACTAA
- a CDS encoding helix-turn-helix transcriptional regulator: MPIIVNLDVMMAKRKISLNDLSEKIDITPANLSILKTGKAKAIRFSTLEAICKELACQPGDILEYIDENTETTKI; this comes from the coding sequence ATGCCTATTATAGTAAATTTAGATGTGATGATGGCCAAGCGTAAGATCTCTCTTAACGATTTGTCGGAAAAGATTGACATCACTCCTGCCAACCTATCTATTCTAAAGACAGGTAAAGCCAAAGCCATACGATTTAGCACCTTGGAAGCAATATGCAAAGAGCTGGCTTGTCAACCGGGTGATATACTCGAATATATAGACGAAAATACAGAAACCACTAAAATATAA
- a CDS encoding DUF2975 domain-containing protein: MNNKIKTYCIILSILYSVVVICSLSDTIESFKAGYKIGRESSPTTPWYMLTLHLRVLPIEGLHTYPERITNSVTGQEVRAEANNFKIRIENSNIDIPVYIKVFRGFIIVLSVVFLAGIIYLPFLFFSVIKSATKGKILEPKVIHKIQRIGYILIIYYLIDSLAYFSDYLVAQYVMTFEKYRAVIDVSDFGLLFLGLVTLLMTEILKVSRQMKEEQDLTI; the protein is encoded by the coding sequence ATGAATAATAAAATTAAAACCTATTGCATTATACTATCCATATTATATTCGGTAGTAGTTATATGTAGCCTGTCCGATACAATAGAAAGCTTCAAGGCTGGATATAAAATAGGTCGCGAAAGCTCGCCAACCACCCCATGGTACATGCTTACACTGCATTTAAGAGTGTTACCGATAGAAGGCCTGCACACTTATCCCGAAAGAATTACAAATTCGGTCACAGGACAAGAAGTAAGAGCCGAAGCCAATAATTTCAAAATAAGGATTGAAAATTCGAACATAGATATACCCGTTTATATAAAAGTATTCAGAGGTTTTATCATTGTACTGTCGGTAGTATTTTTGGCAGGAATCATATACTTGCCATTTCTCTTCTTTAGTGTCATTAAATCTGCCACAAAAGGAAAGATTCTGGAACCGAAAGTTATACATAAAATACAACGCATAGGATATATACTAATCATTTATTACCTCATAGATTCACTTGCTTATTTTTCGGATTATCTCGTTGCCCAATATGTAATGACATTTGAAAAATATCGGGCAGTGATTGATGTTTCGGATTTCGGACTTTTATTCCTGGGGTTAGTTACCCTGCTGATGACCGAAATACTCAAAGTATCGCGACAAATGAAAGAAGAACAAGACCTCACTATTTAA
- a CDS encoding porin family protein has translation MKTLFKLSTIVLMSLLAFNVSAQELPKLGIEAGINLSNSSWDADPMDKKARVGFQIGITADYAITDEWHLQSGLSFTTKGAKVEGRTTDGDMMFDGKITVNQSYLQLPIYGAYKIEVVPGTKIVFNAGPYLAYGVGGQTKVSGDIAIFDEIATGDGNVDTYGTDGFLKRFDFGLGAGVGAEFGNIVATIRYELGLVNIGQDGLDYKNRNAALTLGYRF, from the coding sequence ATGAAAACTCTTTTCAAACTAAGTACAATTGTCTTAATGTCTTTATTGGCATTTAATGTTTCAGCTCAGGAATTGCCAAAGCTAGGTATCGAAGCCGGTATTAATCTATCGAATTCTTCGTGGGATGCAGATCCTATGGATAAAAAAGCTCGTGTTGGCTTCCAGATAGGTATAACGGCGGATTATGCAATTACCGATGAATGGCATCTGCAATCGGGTTTGTCTTTCACAACCAAGGGTGCTAAAGTTGAAGGTCGCACAACGGATGGCGATATGATGTTTGACGGTAAGATAACAGTTAATCAATCGTATCTTCAATTGCCTATTTATGGAGCCTACAAAATAGAGGTAGTTCCGGGTACAAAGATTGTTTTCAATGCCGGACCATATCTGGCTTACGGTGTAGGTGGTCAGACCAAAGTGAGTGGTGACATTGCAATCTTCGATGAAATAGCAACTGGCGACGGAAATGTTGATACCTACGGCACGGATGGCTTCTTAAAGAGATTCGATTTTGGTCTGGGAGCCGGAGTTGGAGCCGAATTTGGAAACATAGTGGCTACTATAAGGTATGAGCTGGGATTAGTAAATATCGGTCAGGACGGTTTAGATTATAAGAACCGTAATGCTGCTCTAACATTAGGATATAGATTCTGA
- a CDS encoding porin family protein — MNCKLAIVALLSFVGFTASAQDYPVTFGVKAGVNLINMAGDITDTDTKVALQGGVTFDYAFNPAFSLISGVELTTKGAKYHGTTFNDFFEDGYHDVFVNLNMMYLQVPVYAAYKMQVASDTKFVFQTGPYVAYGIGGKATIKDGVEKQQVNSFSTGVIKEFDFGFGVGAGVEFSHLVAKLGYEFGVINVVDSYVGRLQNRNAYLTLGYQF; from the coding sequence ATGAATTGCAAATTAGCTATCGTAGCATTACTATCCTTCGTCGGGTTTACTGCTTCGGCACAGGATTATCCTGTAACATTCGGGGTCAAAGCCGGGGTTAATCTGATAAACATGGCCGGTGATATTACCGATACCGATACTAAGGTTGCTTTGCAGGGAGGTGTTACATTTGATTATGCCTTTAATCCTGCATTTTCTCTCATCAGTGGAGTAGAACTTACCACCAAAGGAGCTAAATACCACGGGACTACATTCAATGATTTTTTTGAAGATGGTTATCACGATGTGTTTGTAAATCTGAATATGATGTATTTGCAAGTACCTGTTTACGCAGCTTACAAAATGCAAGTAGCTTCTGATACGAAGTTCGTTTTTCAGACAGGACCCTATGTGGCCTATGGTATCGGAGGAAAAGCGACCATTAAAGATGGGGTAGAAAAGCAACAAGTAAATTCTTTTAGTACAGGAGTCATAAAAGAGTTTGACTTTGGTTTTGGAGTAGGTGCCGGAGTCGAATTTAGTCACTTGGTAGCAAAATTAGGTTATGAATTTGGAGTTATTAACGTAGTTGATTCGTATGTAGGTCGATTGCAGAATAGAAATGCATATTTGACTCTGGGATATCAATTCTGA
- a CDS encoding porin family protein — protein MKTIYTFGIVALMSFFGFSVSAQHVLPVRFTFEGGINFSNSSWDAGDLDKKARVGFQVGMMVEYPVTDAFYVQSGLSYTRKGAKVEGFRPEGSGYSDLNREITMNQMYIQIPLYAAYKIEVMPGTKIVFNAGPYIAQGIAGTSKVPGKVTFWNENYLATGEFSTFGGHDSLKRFDFGLGTGAGVEFASVVLTLRYELGLTDIGKNDLDYKNRNAALTLGYKF, from the coding sequence ATGAAAACTATTTACACATTTGGCATTGTCGCATTGATGTCTTTCTTCGGGTTTAGTGTATCTGCTCAGCATGTACTTCCTGTGAGATTTACTTTTGAGGGAGGTATCAACTTTTCTAACTCGTCATGGGATGCAGGAGATTTAGATAAAAAAGCGAGAGTTGGTTTTCAGGTGGGCATGATGGTCGAATATCCTGTTACAGATGCGTTTTATGTGCAATCGGGCTTGTCTTATACCCGGAAAGGTGCTAAAGTTGAAGGTTTTCGTCCCGAAGGTAGCGGTTACAGTGACTTGAATCGCGAAATAACTATGAATCAGATGTATATTCAGATTCCGCTTTACGCAGCTTATAAAATAGAAGTGATGCCTGGTACAAAGATTGTATTCAATGCCGGACCTTATATTGCACAAGGTATAGCAGGAACAAGTAAAGTGCCCGGTAAGGTGACATTCTGGAACGAAAATTATCTGGCTACCGGTGAGTTCAGTACTTTTGGTGGGCATGATTCTTTAAAGAGATTTGACTTTGGGTTGGGTACAGGAGCCGGAGTTGAGTTTGCAAGTGTAGTTCTTACATTACGATATGAGCTTGGTTTAACCGATATTGGGAAAAATGATTTGGATTATAAAAACCGCAATGCTGCTCTTACTTTAGGATATAAGTTTTGA
- a CDS encoding heavy-metal-associated domain-containing protein translates to MTQELKFKTSINCNNCVAKVKPSIEKVQGIENWKVDTDNPDKILTVKSSGATVQQIIDAVEMVGFDIEQV, encoded by the coding sequence ATGACACAAGAATTAAAATTCAAAACAAGCATCAATTGTAACAATTGTGTGGCAAAAGTAAAACCTAGTATCGAGAAAGTGCAAGGTATCGAAAACTGGAAGGTAGATACCGATAACCCCGATAAAATTCTGACAGTAAAATCCTCCGGAGCAACTGTGCAGCAAATCATAGACGCTGTAGAGATGGTAGGATTCGATATCGAACAAGTATAA
- a CDS encoding cation-translocating P-type ATPase, with protein sequence METQIIKKTLPVLGMTCGACAASAQKILNRQEGVETASVNFATETAQIEYNPDKTDTSKLKAALQGAGYDLAIDESDESTEKLDNLHEENYKALKKKVTGAILFCIPLVIIGMTPALMHLQYSNFVMWLLATPVVLYFGKGFFIRAYKQAKNRSFNMDTLVSLSAGTAYIYSVFNTLVPQFWHSRGLHPDVYFEAAAVVIAFVMLGKLLEEKAKGNTSSSIKKLIGLQPKTVIILTADGTQSEIPIAQVQIGDVVLVKPGEKIAVDGKVVQGSSYVDESMITGEPIAVEKKADDKVFAGTINQKGSFQFTAEKVGSSTLLAQIIQMVQDAQGSKAPVQKLVDKIAGIFVPIVIGIAILCFVVWMVAGGDNAFTHALLSFVTILVIACPCALGLATPTAIMVGIGKGAENGILIKDAESLETIQKVDTVILDKTGTITEGKPQIVDIKWNVESTDLLKNILFSIEKSSEHPLADAVSSHFSKEAKYINNIQIESITGQGIVGLYEGEKYYIGNLKLISNANISLDATSKEWIDKRLHEANTVILFSNEQQVLSIIAIADKIKQTSIEAISQLQKSGIEVYMLTGDNEQTAQSIARQANIGHYKAGLLPADKTEFIKQMQAKGKIVAMVGDGINDSAALAQANVGIAMGQGSDIAIDTAKMTIISNDLTKIPQAIKLSKQTNRTIKQNLFWAFIYNIIAIPIAAGILYPFNGFLLNPMIAGAAMALSSVSVVSNSLILKYKALR encoded by the coding sequence ATGGAAACTCAAATAATAAAAAAGACTCTACCCGTACTCGGCATGACATGCGGAGCTTGTGCAGCAAGTGCCCAGAAAATACTCAATCGGCAAGAAGGAGTAGAAACAGCCTCGGTTAACTTTGCAACTGAAACTGCCCAGATAGAATACAATCCGGACAAAACCGATACTAGTAAACTAAAAGCCGCCCTACAAGGTGCAGGCTATGATTTGGCAATAGACGAAAGCGACGAAAGTACCGAGAAACTCGACAACTTACACGAAGAAAATTACAAAGCCCTAAAAAAGAAAGTTACAGGAGCTATTCTATTCTGTATCCCTTTGGTTATAATTGGGATGACTCCCGCATTGATGCATCTGCAATACAGTAACTTCGTTATGTGGCTGTTGGCAACACCTGTAGTACTTTATTTTGGGAAAGGTTTCTTTATCAGAGCCTATAAACAGGCCAAGAACCGCTCGTTTAATATGGATACACTCGTATCACTAAGTGCAGGAACGGCTTATATATACAGTGTTTTCAATACTCTTGTACCACAGTTCTGGCATTCGAGAGGATTACACCCCGATGTATACTTCGAAGCTGCGGCAGTAGTGATAGCCTTTGTGATGTTAGGTAAATTACTCGAAGAAAAAGCAAAGGGAAACACCTCATCATCTATCAAAAAACTGATAGGCTTACAACCCAAAACGGTAATTATCCTGACTGCCGATGGAACCCAATCCGAAATACCCATCGCCCAAGTACAAATAGGAGATGTAGTATTGGTAAAACCGGGCGAAAAAATAGCTGTAGACGGTAAAGTGGTACAAGGATCGTCATACGTTGACGAAAGTATGATCACCGGAGAACCTATTGCTGTAGAAAAGAAAGCCGACGACAAGGTATTTGCCGGAACGATCAATCAAAAAGGCAGTTTTCAATTCACCGCCGAAAAAGTAGGCAGCAGTACATTACTTGCCCAGATCATACAAATGGTGCAGGATGCACAAGGAAGCAAAGCTCCCGTACAAAAGCTGGTGGACAAAATTGCAGGAATATTTGTTCCCATAGTGATCGGTATAGCTATACTCTGCTTTGTGGTATGGATGGTTGCTGGTGGTGACAATGCTTTTACTCACGCCCTATTGTCATTCGTTACCATCTTGGTAATAGCTTGTCCGTGTGCGTTGGGATTGGCTACACCTACGGCTATTATGGTGGGTATAGGTAAAGGTGCCGAAAACGGAATTCTGATAAAGGATGCCGAAAGCTTGGAGACCATCCAAAAAGTAGACACTGTTATCTTGGATAAAACAGGAACTATCACCGAGGGTAAACCGCAAATAGTAGACATTAAATGGAATGTCGAATCGACCGATTTACTAAAAAACATACTGTTCAGCATCGAAAAGTCATCGGAGCATCCTTTGGCAGACGCTGTAAGTTCACACTTCAGCAAAGAAGCTAAGTATATCAATAATATACAAATAGAGAGTATTACCGGACAAGGAATTGTAGGTCTGTACGAAGGTGAAAAATATTACATAGGCAATCTTAAACTGATAAGTAATGCTAATATTTCACTGGATGCGACTTCTAAGGAATGGATCGACAAGCGTCTGCATGAAGCAAATACCGTCATCCTATTTAGTAACGAACAACAAGTGTTGAGCATAATAGCCATAGCCGATAAAATTAAACAAACATCTATAGAAGCTATCAGCCAACTGCAAAAATCGGGCATAGAAGTATATATGCTAACAGGGGATAATGAACAAACAGCTCAGTCGATTGCCCGACAAGCCAACATAGGTCATTACAAAGCCGGCTTGCTTCCTGCCGATAAAACCGAATTCATCAAACAAATGCAAGCCAAGGGTAAAATTGTTGCCATGGTGGGTGACGGCATCAACGACAGTGCTGCTTTAGCGCAAGCCAACGTGGGTATTGCCATGGGACAAGGCAGCGATATAGCTATTGATACTGCTAAAATGACTATTATATCGAATGATCTGACAAAGATACCTCAAGCTATTAAATTGTCGAAACAAACGAACCGTACCATCAAACAAAATCTTTTTTGGGCATTTATATATAATATTATAGCGATTCCGATTGCCGCAGGTATACTGTATCCATTCAATGGATTTTTACTCAATCCGATGATCGCAGGGGCAGCAATGGCACTCAGTAGCGTTAGCGTTGTGAGTAATAGCCTTATACTTAAATATAAAGCATTAAGGTAA
- a CDS encoding DUF3472 domain-containing protein produces MNTKNKLNFIRNLSLGAVLLFLSAFTTLAAPINIPLGGNAYITQHVDGAEISDNGVSNWKGLKTVISSWFRMNQKGKINLSLRAKAFAPDTKIQVTIAGKSYPVNLSSKDWTIVPVVNLLEIDRPGYLRIDLQGISKSGEFFADLSDLVIDGTALETAPNYVHDFSYYFGRRGPSVHLKYPFPEKETVEYFYNEVTVPIGNDVIGSYYMANGFGQGYFGIQVNSETERRVLFSVWSPFDTQDPKEIPEHQQIKTLQRGKDVHIGEFGNEGSGGQSYLKYSWKAGTTYKFLTRIYPDGKGNTIYTAYFYATDDKEWRLIASFLRPQTDTWYTHAYSFLENFIPNQGYITREVLFGNQWAVTHTGKWIEISEAAFTYDATAKAQVRLDYAGGEVNNRFFLKNCGFFDQNTEYNTPLKRPKTNKRPDINLKKITSIK; encoded by the coding sequence ATGAACACAAAAAACAAACTTAATTTTATCCGAAATTTAAGCCTTGGAGCTGTATTACTATTCTTATCTGCCTTTACTACTCTAGCGGCTCCTATTAACATTCCATTGGGAGGCAATGCGTATATCACTCAACATGTAGATGGTGCCGAAATCTCAGATAATGGAGTATCGAACTGGAAAGGCCTGAAGACGGTTATATCCTCTTGGTTCAGAATGAATCAAAAGGGCAAAATAAACCTTTCGCTCAGAGCCAAAGCATTTGCACCCGATACCAAGATACAGGTAACAATAGCAGGCAAAAGTTATCCGGTCAATTTATCGAGTAAGGACTGGACAATTGTACCTGTAGTTAATCTTCTTGAAATAGATCGACCCGGTTATTTAAGAATAGATCTACAGGGAATCAGCAAAAGCGGTGAATTTTTCGCAGATCTATCCGATCTGGTAATAGACGGTACGGCACTCGAAACAGCTCCTAATTATGTTCACGACTTTTCTTATTATTTCGGTCGAAGAGGTCCATCCGTACACCTCAAATATCCTTTTCCTGAAAAAGAAACTGTTGAATATTTCTATAATGAAGTAACGGTTCCTATCGGAAACGATGTGATAGGGTCATATTACATGGCAAATGGTTTTGGACAGGGTTATTTTGGCATACAGGTAAACTCGGAGACCGAACGCAGAGTTTTATTCTCGGTATGGAGTCCGTTTGATACTCAAGACCCGAAGGAGATTCCCGAACATCAGCAAATCAAAACATTGCAAAGGGGTAAAGATGTGCATATAGGCGAATTTGGCAATGAGGGCTCAGGAGGTCAAAGCTATCTCAAATATTCGTGGAAAGCAGGTACTACTTACAAATTTCTTACACGGATCTATCCCGATGGAAAAGGCAATACGATATATACAGCCTATTTTTATGCTACCGACGATAAAGAATGGCGATTGATAGCCAGCTTCCTGCGTCCACAAACCGATACATGGTATACCCATGCTTACTCATTTCTTGAGAATTTTATACCTAATCAGGGATATATTACTCGTGAGGTTCTATTTGGCAATCAATGGGCAGTTACCCATACAGGTAAATGGATCGAAATCAGTGAGGCTGCATTTACTTACGACGCTACCGCAAAAGCACAAGTGAGGCTCGATTATGCAGGAGGTGAAGTTAACAACAGGTTTTTCTTAAAGAATTGTGGGTTCTTCGATCAGAATACGGAGTACAATACTCCACTGAAAAGGCCTAAAACAAACAAACGCCCTGATATAAATCTTAAAAAGATAACTTCTATAAAATAA
- a CDS encoding PNGase F N-terminal domain-containing protein: MKKSLLLLLLLSLVIQIEAKDKKDFKTVRITYQISFNNKPDSTLTTVMEISDNVARINSTSTRQEKDDVIQNIYLDYINNKEIKVAQLNGGETIYTIRTFTINEGLTPQPETEKIAGYNCKKVTASINSNRLEIWYTTELGVMGSMQPGTAIPEGVVLKIVRNGQREEKATKVELLKEETNLLPSLTGSQLSAPAYNYKIQQSKVISVNVFDKQSIYFRDIPKPNDVNTTEVLQFANGSIVLKKVTLPADNADYSIFAELSQHSEGDAYDRTGSVFIVPTNRKQSFLDGLLKGKEALPQYTDKQGTKYEGMTVTNDYLPPLELMRFYTSFGVKGFNHIQVADYNWPDSVVFKQEITDYAKELKGEVWVGTWIGNYAEKGHNVSLKIKYYPNEKKEPKEVYPLFATVNIMEMAGQAYPEGMFRNDSLTVTFKTDTDLKNAYIRYISTGHGGWGGGDEFNPKLNELFLDNNRIIAYTPWREDCGSYRELNPASGNFSNGLSSSDLSRSGWCPGMVSYPVYVHIGDIKAGEHQLKVAIPVGDPEGSSRSYWCISGALVGDK, translated from the coding sequence ATGAAAAAAAGCCTGTTACTCTTACTGCTTCTAAGTCTCGTTATTCAAATAGAAGCTAAAGATAAAAAAGATTTTAAAACCGTACGAATTACGTACCAAATCAGTTTTAATAATAAACCCGATTCTACGCTGACAACGGTGATGGAGATATCCGACAATGTTGCAAGGATTAACTCAACATCTACCCGTCAGGAAAAAGATGATGTGATTCAGAACATTTATCTCGATTATATCAATAATAAAGAAATAAAAGTTGCTCAATTAAATGGTGGAGAAACCATTTATACAATACGAACTTTCACAATCAATGAAGGTCTTACCCCTCAACCTGAAACCGAAAAAATAGCAGGATATAATTGTAAAAAAGTAACAGCAAGTATCAACTCAAATAGGCTCGAAATATGGTATACTACCGAATTGGGCGTTATGGGTTCGATGCAACCGGGTACGGCTATACCCGAAGGTGTTGTTCTGAAAATTGTACGCAACGGACAACGTGAAGAAAAAGCCACAAAAGTAGAGCTTCTGAAAGAGGAAACAAACCTACTCCCCTCTCTTACGGGCTCTCAGTTATCTGCTCCTGCTTATAATTACAAGATACAGCAAAGCAAAGTAATATCGGTAAATGTATTCGATAAGCAAAGCATTTACTTTAGAGACATTCCTAAACCGAATGATGTAAATACAACAGAAGTACTTCAGTTTGCCAACGGTTCTATTGTACTGAAAAAGGTTACATTGCCTGCCGATAATGCGGACTACTCTATTTTCGCAGAACTATCTCAGCATTCCGAAGGTGATGCATACGACCGCACGGGATCGGTATTTATTGTACCAACTAACCGCAAACAATCTTTCTTAGATGGTCTGTTGAAAGGAAAAGAGGCACTTCCTCAATATACCGACAAGCAGGGTACAAAGTACGAAGGGATGACAGTGACCAACGATTACCTACCTCCTCTCGAATTGATGCGCTTTTATACGTCTTTTGGTGTCAAAGGATTTAATCATATACAAGTTGCCGATTATAATTGGCCCGACTCGGTAGTATTCAAGCAAGAGATTACCGATTACGCCAAAGAATTGAAAGGCGAAGTATGGGTAGGTACTTGGATCGGAAATTATGCGGAAAAAGGACATAATGTTTCTCTTAAAATCAAATATTATCCAAACGAAAAGAAAGAACCAAAAGAAGTGTATCCATTATTTGCAACAGTAAATATTATGGAAATGGCAGGACAGGCTTATCCCGAAGGAATGTTTCGTAACGATTCGCTGACTGTTACTTTCAAGACCGATACCGATCTGAAAAATGCTTACATTCGTTACATCTCTACCGGTCATGGAGGCTGGGGCGGCGGCGATGAGTTTAACCCTAAGCTGAACGAACTTTTTCTGGATAATAACCGCATCATAGCTTATACTCCATGGCGTGAAGACTGCGGCAGCTACCGAGAACTGAATCCTGCTTCGGGTAATTTCTCGAATGGACTTTCGTCTTCCGATCTTAGCCGTTCGGGATGGTGTCCGGGAATGGTTAGCTATCCGGTTTATGTTCACATTGGGGACATTAAAGCAGGCGAACATCAACTTAAAGTAGCTATTCCGGTAGGTGACCCCGAAGGATCGAGTCGTAGTTACTGGTGTATTTCGGGTGCATTGGTTGGCGATAAATAA